In Leisingera sp. NJS204, the following are encoded in one genomic region:
- a CDS encoding DUF6552 family protein: MQSDAQVLPGNTEVNPAFLLKWAASIVQILGYSATAWGLHPWNIYLFLAGLTGWFLVGVLWNDRAIMLIHAVALGAMIAGIWSS; encoded by the coding sequence GTGCAGTCTGACGCTCAGGTCCTGCCCGGAAATACCGAGGTCAACCCGGCCTTTTTATTGAAATGGGCCGCGTCCATCGTACAGATCCTTGGCTATTCTGCCACCGCTTGGGGGCTTCATCCCTGGAACATCTATCTGTTCCTGGCCGGGCTAACAGGATGGTTCCTGGTTGGCGTTTTGTGGAATGACCGTGCAATTATGCTGATCCATGCTGTAGCGCTTGGCGCGATGATTGCAGGTATTTGGTCAAGTTAG
- a CDS encoding SDR family oxidoreductase, translating to MTKVALFTAAGSGMGADAARHLHEQGYEIAILSSSGRGEALAQELGGVGHTGSNQEQSELQALVDKAMERWGRIDVLVNSAGHGPKGDIMEISDDDWHLGMEFYLMNVIRPARLVAPIMVAQGKGSIINISTFAVFEPDPLFPTSGVFRAGLASFTKLFADKFAAQGVRMNNVLPGFIDSLPETEDRKARIPMGRYGTSREISALIAYLASEDAAYTTGQNIRVDGGLTRAV from the coding sequence ATGACCAAAGTTGCACTTTTCACCGCTGCAGGCAGCGGCATGGGCGCAGACGCTGCCCGCCATCTTCATGAGCAGGGATATGAAATCGCGATCCTGTCTTCATCTGGCAGGGGCGAGGCCCTGGCGCAGGAGTTGGGTGGAGTGGGGCATACAGGCTCTAATCAGGAGCAAAGCGAACTTCAGGCGCTGGTGGACAAGGCGATGGAACGCTGGGGCCGCATCGATGTGCTGGTAAATTCCGCAGGCCACGGCCCTAAGGGTGATATCATGGAAATCAGCGATGACGACTGGCATCTGGGGATGGAATTCTACCTGATGAACGTGATCCGCCCGGCGCGCCTGGTGGCACCCATCATGGTGGCACAGGGCAAGGGATCGATCATCAACATATCGACCTTCGCGGTGTTTGAACCGGATCCGCTGTTTCCGACCTCCGGTGTGTTCCGGGCCGGTCTGGCGAGCTTTACCAAACTGTTTGCCGACAAATTCGCCGCCCAAGGCGTGCGGATGAACAATGTGCTGCCGGGTTTTATCGACAGCCTGCCCGAAACCGAGGACCGCAAGGCCCGTATTCCGATGGGCCGTTACGGCACCTCGCGTGAAATTTCTGCGCTGATTGCCTATCTGGCTTCGGAAGATGCCGCTTACACCACTGGCCAGAACATTCGTGTCGACGGGGGGCTGACACGTGCAGTCTGA
- a CDS encoding LysR substrate-binding domain-containing protein — MFDAAARYLNFGRAAEELHLTQGAVAQQVRRLEADLGHKLFHRHARGLSLTDTGRIYHAPVRQALALVQDATDKLAPAVQRVTLSVPPSFASKWLVPRLPEFEAAHPDIDLRVVAEESLTDFKRDGIDIAIRQGGKPQESGLNYALLSLVDLVAVAKDDTSLNKEKQPELAGLATQTLIQDGHRHWDLLLRQEGLAATGRILLFNQTALAMDAAMNGQGIALVPRIFLGTQPLRILWQAPRQGDQGFYVLWPSQKGRAKAVVDWLLRQ; from the coding sequence ATGTTTGACGCCGCCGCCCGATACCTGAATTTCGGCCGGGCGGCTGAAGAGCTGCACTTGACCCAAGGCGCTGTGGCCCAGCAGGTGCGGCGGCTGGAGGCGGACCTGGGCCACAAGCTGTTCCACCGCCATGCACGCGGGCTGAGCCTGACCGACACAGGCCGCATTTACCACGCACCGGTGCGGCAGGCGCTGGCGCTAGTCCAGGACGCGACTGACAAGCTGGCCCCGGCGGTGCAGCGTGTCACCCTGTCGGTGCCGCCGTCCTTTGCCTCCAAATGGCTGGTGCCGCGGCTGCCGGAGTTCGAGGCCGCGCATCCGGATATCGACCTGCGGGTGGTGGCGGAGGAAAGCCTGACCGATTTCAAGCGGGACGGCATCGACATCGCCATCCGCCAGGGCGGCAAACCGCAGGAAAGCGGGCTGAATTACGCCCTGCTTTCGCTGGTGGATCTGGTGGCGGTGGCCAAGGATGATACGTCTCTAAATAAGGAAAAACAGCCCGAACTGGCCGGTCTTGCGACGCAAACTCTGATCCAGGACGGGCACCGGCACTGGGACCTGCTGCTGCGGCAAGAAGGCCTGGCGGCAACAGGGCGGATCCTGCTGTTTAATCAAACCGCGCTGGCGATGGATGCCGCGATGAATGGCCAGGGCATTGCGCTGGTGCCACGGATATTCCTGGGCACCCAGCCTCTCCGGATCCTGTGGCAAGCCCCACGCCAAGGGGACCAGGGGTTTTATGTGCTTTGGCCCAGCCAGAAAGGCCGGGCCAAAGCAGTTGTCGACTGGCTGCTGCGCCAGTAA
- a CDS encoding AraC family transcriptional regulator: MLDLLSDILTRLSLKGTFYFRTSFTPPFGIQVPPYENVARFHFVQRGELKVHVPATGETLRLKQGDLVLIPHGAAHMLLCNEVQPLEALPLEQVLEEAGYDGGGVLVYGGEGAGRDTQLICGHFSFAAMPGRRGTGHMLIDRLPPFIVIENYGEEAGAWIEATLRMIGSEVHGTRIGGDLIALKLSEVLFAQAIRAYLEHQSPSGSALAGFADPRISRALTAFHQSPAQEWSVEGLAREAGMSRTAFAQEFTAKMEVTPMQYLTGWRMQIACQGLTEQGLSVADAAEVAGYASEAAFSRVFRKQVGISPAAYRQQHAAA; the protein is encoded by the coding sequence ATGTTGGACTTGCTTAGCGATATTCTCACCCGGCTTTCCCTCAAAGGGACGTTTTACTTCCGCACCTCCTTTACCCCGCCGTTCGGGATTCAGGTGCCGCCATATGAAAACGTCGCCCGCTTCCACTTTGTGCAGCGCGGCGAGCTGAAGGTGCATGTGCCCGCAACCGGCGAAACTCTGCGGTTGAAACAGGGCGATTTGGTGCTGATCCCGCATGGGGCGGCGCATATGCTGTTGTGCAACGAGGTGCAGCCGCTGGAGGCCCTGCCGCTGGAGCAAGTGCTGGAGGAGGCCGGATACGATGGCGGCGGAGTGCTGGTGTACGGCGGCGAGGGCGCGGGGCGCGATACTCAGCTGATCTGCGGCCATTTCTCCTTTGCCGCCATGCCGGGCCGGCGCGGCACTGGGCATATGCTGATCGACCGGTTGCCGCCCTTTATTGTTATCGAGAACTACGGCGAGGAGGCAGGCGCCTGGATCGAGGCGACCTTGCGGATGATCGGCTCGGAGGTGCATGGCACCCGCATAGGCGGCGACCTGATTGCGCTGAAACTGTCAGAGGTGTTGTTCGCCCAGGCGATCCGCGCCTATCTGGAGCATCAAAGCCCCAGCGGCTCGGCACTGGCGGGCTTTGCCGATCCGCGGATTTCGCGGGCGCTGACCGCGTTTCACCAATCCCCGGCACAGGAGTGGAGCGTTGAAGGCCTGGCCCGCGAGGCCGGCATGTCGCGCACCGCTTTTGCCCAGGAGTTCACCGCCAAGATGGAGGTGACACCGATGCAGTACCTGACCGGCTGGCGGATGCAGATCGCCTGCCAGGGGCTGACGGAGCAAGGGTTGAGTGTTGCCGATGCTGCGGAGGTTGCCGGCTATGCCTCCGAGGCAGCGTTTTCCCGTGTGTTCCGCAAGCAGGTGGGGATTTCGCCGGCGGCCTACCGGCAGCAGCATGCAGCCGCTTGA
- a CDS encoding DUF1330 domain-containing protein, protein MAVTVFALTTVNPDDLEALSMYLGTTKPLLEEVGAEIVQGFEISETIIGDALPEMVTIVRYPDRAAVDRVFQSAEYQALKEIRQRAFLDYQIGIVEA, encoded by the coding sequence ATGGCAGTCACGGTATTTGCGCTGACAACGGTGAACCCGGATGATCTGGAAGCGCTGAGCATGTATTTGGGAACCACCAAGCCGCTGCTGGAGGAAGTCGGGGCGGAGATTGTTCAGGGTTTTGAGATTTCTGAGACCATCATCGGAGACGCGCTGCCGGAAATGGTGACGATTGTGCGCTATCCCGACCGGGCTGCGGTGGACCGGGTGTTTCAGAGCGCCGAGTACCAGGCGCTGAAAGAGATCCGGCAGCGGGCGTTTCTGGATTACCAGATCGGAATCGTCGAGGCGTGA
- a CDS encoding branched-chain amino acid aminotransferase, which yields MAGYDDRDGVIWMDGGLVDWRDAKVHILTHAMHYASSVFEGERAYNGKIFKSREHSERLIASAEALDMPMPYTVDQIEAAKEETLKASGLQDAYVRALVWRGSGDDMGVASAANPVRMAIAVWGWGAYYGDAKMQGAKLAIAEWKRPSPETIPVHAKAAGLYMICTISKHKATAQGCSDALFMDWRGYVAEATGANIFFVKDGEVHTPKADCFLNGITRQTVIGMLKDKGITVHERRIKPEEMEEFEQCWLTGTAAEVTPVGEIGPYKFEVGALTREIAEDYEKLVRS from the coding sequence ATGGCAGGTTATGACGACCGCGACGGTGTGATCTGGATGGATGGGGGGCTGGTCGACTGGCGGGATGCAAAGGTGCATATCCTGACCCATGCGATGCATTATGCCTCCTCGGTGTTTGAGGGTGAGCGCGCCTACAACGGCAAGATCTTCAAAAGCCGTGAACATTCCGAGCGCCTGATAGCTTCCGCCGAGGCGCTGGACATGCCGATGCCCTATACCGTCGACCAGATCGAGGCGGCCAAGGAAGAAACCCTGAAAGCCTCCGGCCTGCAGGACGCCTATGTCCGCGCGCTTGTCTGGCGCGGTTCCGGCGATGACATGGGCGTGGCCTCCGCAGCCAACCCGGTGCGGATGGCGATCGCAGTCTGGGGCTGGGGCGCCTACTATGGCGACGCCAAGATGCAGGGTGCCAAGCTGGCGATTGCCGAATGGAAACGTCCGTCGCCTGAAACCATCCCGGTCCATGCCAAGGCGGCAGGTCTTTACATGATCTGCACCATTTCCAAACACAAAGCGACCGCGCAGGGCTGCTCGGACGCGCTGTTCATGGACTGGCGCGGCTATGTGGCCGAAGCAACCGGCGCCAACATCTTTTTCGTGAAGGACGGCGAGGTGCACACCCCCAAGGCCGACTGCTTTCTGAACGGCATTACCCGCCAGACCGTGATCGGCATGCTCAAGGACAAGGGCATCACTGTGCATGAGCGCCGCATCAAGCCGGAAGAGATGGAAGAGTTCGAACAGTGCTGGCTGACCGGCACCGCCGCCGAGGTGACTCCGGTCGGCGAGATCGGCCCGTATAAATTCGAGGTCGGCGCGCTGACCCGCGAGATTGCTGAGGATTACGAGAAACTGGTACGGTCCTAA
- a CDS encoding MarR family winged helix-turn-helix transcriptional regulator, which produces MPEGRTGQGYGGESLLFLTDEQLRQGIEAMFFAYRGFTADPDRILAELSYGRAHHRAVHFINRSPGTTVNNLLSILGVTKQSLNRVLRTLIGDGLVISKVGELDKRERHLYLTEQGAALEATLSDAQRARMRAAYKDAGPEAVQGFKKVLEAMMDADMRRAYAKLRD; this is translated from the coding sequence ATGCCTGAAGGCCGGACAGGGCAGGGATACGGCGGCGAAAGCCTGCTGTTTCTGACGGATGAGCAGCTGCGCCAGGGGATCGAGGCAATGTTTTTTGCCTACCGCGGCTTTACCGCCGATCCGGACCGGATTCTGGCGGAATTGTCCTATGGCCGGGCGCATCACCGGGCGGTCCACTTTATCAACCGCTCACCCGGAACGACGGTGAACAACCTTCTCAGCATTCTGGGCGTGACCAAACAGTCGCTGAACCGGGTGCTGCGCACATTGATCGGCGACGGTTTGGTGATCAGCAAGGTGGGTGAGCTGGATAAACGCGAGCGGCATCTGTATCTGACCGAACAGGGCGCGGCGCTGGAGGCCACGCTGTCAGACGCCCAGCGCGCCCGGATGCGCGCCGCCTACAAAGATGCCGGCCCCGAGGCGGTGCAAGGTTTCAAAAAGGTGCTGGAAGCAATGATGGATGCGGATATGCGCCGTGCCTATGCCAAGTTGCGGGATTAA
- a CDS encoding response regulator, giving the protein MSMHDAHLLIIDDDERIRGLLKKFLMRSGFLVTAARDAAHARRVLAGLDFDLIVMDVMMPGEDGISLTTSLRETMATPILLLTAKGETEDRIAGLEAGADDYLPKPFEPKELLLRVNAILRRMPDTVAQESAPKVLHLGAIRYDIERGEMWQGDELIRLTGTESQLMKIFSAQPGEPVSRTKLVEDLGRDRGQAQERAVDVQITRLRRKIEPNPKQPQYLQTVRGAGYMLAPE; this is encoded by the coding sequence ATGAGCATGCATGACGCCCATCTGCTGATCATTGACGACGACGAACGCATCCGCGGGCTTTTGAAGAAATTCCTGATGCGCTCCGGCTTTCTGGTCACTGCAGCGCGCGACGCGGCCCATGCCCGCCGGGTGCTGGCGGGCTTGGATTTCGACCTGATCGTCATGGATGTGATGATGCCCGGCGAGGACGGTATCTCGCTGACAACTTCCTTGCGCGAAACGATGGCCACACCGATCCTGCTGCTGACCGCCAAGGGCGAGACTGAGGACAGGATTGCCGGACTGGAAGCTGGCGCGGATGACTACCTGCCAAAACCCTTTGAGCCCAAAGAGCTGCTGCTGCGTGTCAACGCAATCCTGCGGCGGATGCCGGACACGGTTGCACAGGAAAGTGCGCCCAAAGTGCTGCATCTGGGTGCCATCCGCTATGACATCGAACGCGGTGAAATGTGGCAGGGGGATGAGCTGATCCGCCTCACCGGCACCGAAAGCCAGTTGATGAAGATCTTCTCGGCCCAGCCCGGCGAGCCGGTCTCCCGCACCAAGCTGGTCGAGGATCTGGGCCGCGACCGCGGTCAGGCGCAGGAACGCGCGGTAGACGTGCAGATCACCCGTCTGCGCCGCAAGATCGAGCCGAACCCGAAACAGCCGCAATACCTGCAAACCGTCCGCGGCGCAGGCTACATGCTGGCCCCCGAGTAA
- a CDS encoding histone deacetylase family protein, whose protein sequence is MTTALITHADCLNHVTPDGHPEQVARLAHILHALEPLDLKRVTAPMAAEDDILRIHPAGYLSDLRKASPSEGWAQIDGDTFMSPGSLDAAFRAAGAVVRGVDMVLGGEVQNAFAAVRPPGHHAETDTAMGFCLFGNAALAAKHALDHHGLNRVAVVDFDVHHGNGTQDLLWDEARALVITSQQMPLWPGSGRPEEDGAHGNILNMPLAPGSGRTEMQAAYEGQAFPRLRAFKPELIIISAGFDAHQDDPLASLNWATEDFAWITAELCRLASELCQGRIVSTLEGGYDLNALAAATRAHVEELIKAPA, encoded by the coding sequence ATGACAACCGCACTGATCACCCACGCGGATTGCCTAAATCACGTCACGCCGGACGGGCATCCGGAACAGGTGGCACGGCTTGCGCATATCCTGCACGCGCTGGAACCATTGGACCTGAAACGCGTAACCGCGCCGATGGCTGCCGAGGATGACATCCTGCGCATCCACCCTGCGGGTTATTTGTCGGACTTGCGCAAAGCCTCCCCTAGCGAAGGCTGGGCACAAATTGATGGCGACACCTTCATGTCTCCCGGCTCGCTGGATGCCGCCTTCCGCGCAGCCGGTGCAGTGGTGCGCGGTGTCGATATGGTGCTAGGCGGCGAGGTGCAGAACGCGTTTGCTGCTGTGCGCCCGCCTGGGCATCACGCGGAAACAGACACTGCAATGGGGTTTTGCCTGTTCGGCAATGCGGCACTAGCGGCGAAACACGCGCTGGACCACCATGGACTTAACCGCGTCGCGGTGGTGGATTTCGACGTGCATCACGGCAATGGTACCCAGGATCTGCTGTGGGACGAGGCGCGCGCTCTGGTGATCACCAGCCAGCAGATGCCACTCTGGCCCGGCTCCGGCCGCCCTGAGGAGGACGGCGCCCATGGCAATATCCTGAACATGCCGCTGGCACCGGGATCGGGCCGCACTGAAATGCAGGCGGCCTATGAAGGCCAGGCATTCCCGCGCCTGCGTGCCTTCAAGCCAGAGTTGATTATCATTTCGGCAGGCTTTGACGCCCATCAGGACGATCCGCTTGCCAGCCTCAACTGGGCAACAGAAGATTTCGCCTGGATCACTGCCGAACTGTGCAGACTTGCAAGTGAACTGTGCCAGGGCCGTATCGTCTCGACTTTGGAAGGCGGATATGATCTGAACGCGCTGGCCGCCGCAACGCGCGCGCATGTGGAAGAATTGATAAAGGCACCGGCATGA
- a CDS encoding exodeoxyribonuclease VII small subunit, producing MTETRNEPPVDQMSFEQAMRELEGVVDQLERGDVALDASIALYERGAALKKRCEDELKRAEEKVAAITLDANGTPKGTQPLDAG from the coding sequence ATGACTGAGACCCGCAACGAGCCCCCCGTGGACCAGATGAGCTTTGAACAGGCGATGCGTGAGCTGGAAGGCGTGGTGGACCAGCTGGAGCGCGGCGACGTGGCGCTGGATGCCTCAATCGCGCTTTACGAACGCGGTGCTGCGCTGAAGAAACGCTGCGAGGATGAGCTGAAACGCGCCGAGGAAAAGGTTGCCGCCATTACGCTGGATGCAAACGGCACCCCCAAGGGCACCCAGCCGCTGGATGCCGGCTGA
- a CDS encoding polyprenyl synthetase family protein: MTAAADARTRPFADALKNAQASITAHMEMRLAGSDKLHTAMRYAITGGKMLRGFLVLESSRLHGVPAEAALEAALAIECIHAYSLVHDDLPCMDDDDLRRGQPTVHKKWDEAMAVLAGDSLQAFAFELLADPKAGPHALTLIRGLAQSSGKDGMVSGQMLDIAAETADAPLTLEQITRLQGRKTGCLIEWSATAGAVLAGEDPAPLRQYARALGLAFQIADDILDVEGDAAKVGKAVRKDADAGKATFVSLLGLAEAKARAQSLCDEACTALSPYGEDAATLKAAARFVIARDS, from the coding sequence ATGACCGCCGCAGCAGACGCCCGAACGCGCCCCTTTGCAGATGCGTTGAAAAACGCACAGGCCAGCATCACCGCACATATGGAAATGCGGCTGGCAGGCAGCGACAAGCTGCATACTGCGATGCGCTACGCCATCACCGGCGGCAAGATGCTGCGCGGCTTTCTGGTGCTGGAAAGCAGCCGTCTGCACGGTGTCCCGGCTGAAGCTGCCCTTGAGGCAGCGCTCGCTATTGAATGCATCCACGCTTATTCGCTGGTACATGACGACCTGCCCTGCATGGACGATGACGACCTGCGCCGCGGCCAGCCTACTGTGCACAAAAAATGGGATGAGGCGATGGCAGTTCTTGCCGGCGACAGCCTGCAGGCCTTTGCCTTTGAGCTGCTGGCAGACCCCAAGGCTGGCCCCCACGCCCTGACCCTGATCCGCGGCCTGGCGCAGTCCTCCGGCAAAGACGGCATGGTGTCGGGCCAGATGCTGGACATAGCGGCAGAGACCGCCGATGCGCCGCTGACGCTGGAGCAGATCACCAGGCTGCAGGGCCGCAAGACTGGATGCCTTATCGAATGGTCCGCCACTGCCGGCGCGGTGCTGGCGGGCGAAGACCCTGCGCCGCTGCGGCAATACGCACGCGCCCTTGGCCTTGCCTTCCAGATCGCCGACGACATCTTGGATGTGGAAGGCGATGCCGCCAAGGTCGGCAAGGCCGTGCGCAAGGATGCCGATGCCGGCAAGGCAACCTTTGTCTCGCTGCTCGGTCTGGCGGAGGCAAAAGCCCGCGCACAGTCCTTGTGCGACGAGGCCTGCACCGCGCTGTCACCTTATGGTGAGGATGCAGCAACCTTGAAGGCAGCCGCGCGTTTCGTTATTGCGCGCGACAGCTAA
- the dxs gene encoding 1-deoxy-D-xylulose-5-phosphate synthase, giving the protein MSDRPKTPLLDQITRPADLKGLTDAQLVQVAQELRQETIAAVSVTGGHLGAGLGVVELTTALHAVFDTPRDKVIWDVSHQCYPHKILTGRRDRIRTLRMKDGLSGFTKRSESPYDPFGAAHSSTSISAALGFAVARDLGGVIPEGNGDAIAVIGDGSMSAGMAFEAMNNAGHLGKRLIVILNDNEMSIAPPVGALSSYLSRLYAGEPFQELKAAAKGAVSLLPEPFREGAKRAKDMLKGMAVGGTLFEALGFSYLGPIDGHDMDQLLPVLRTVKARATGPILIHVLTKKGKGYAPAEAARDKGHATAKFDMVTGEQKTAPSNAPSYTSVFGNELVKLAAADDKICAVTAAMPDGTGLNLMAERYPSRTFDVGIAEQHGVTFAAALAAGGMKPFCAMYSTFLQRGYDQVVHDVAIQRLPVRFAIDRAGLVGADGATHAGSFDIGYMANLPGMVVMAAADEAELAHMVATAAAHDDGPIAFRYPRGEGEGVEMPETPEVLEIGKGRMIQAGKRVALLSFGTRLGEVRKAAEALAAKGITPTIADARFAKPLDRDLILQLAADHEALITIEEGAVGGFGSHVAQLLAEEAVFDSGLKYRSMVLPDTFIDQASPADMYEVAAMNAPQIEAKVLEVLGVATIGEKRA; this is encoded by the coding sequence ATGTCCGACCGGCCCAAGACCCCGCTTCTGGACCAGATTACCCGCCCCGCGGATCTGAAGGGGCTGACGGATGCGCAACTGGTGCAAGTGGCGCAGGAACTGCGGCAGGAAACCATTGCTGCGGTTTCCGTCACCGGCGGCCATCTGGGTGCAGGCCTGGGTGTGGTGGAGCTGACCACCGCCCTGCACGCAGTCTTTGACACCCCGCGGGACAAGGTGATCTGGGACGTCTCCCACCAGTGTTATCCGCATAAGATCCTGACCGGGCGCCGCGACCGTATCCGTACCCTGCGGATGAAGGACGGCCTCAGCGGTTTCACCAAACGTTCCGAGTCGCCCTACGATCCGTTTGGCGCCGCCCATAGTTCCACCTCGATCAGCGCCGCGCTTGGCTTTGCGGTGGCGCGCGACCTCGGTGGTGTGATCCCCGAGGGCAACGGCGACGCTATCGCGGTGATCGGCGACGGCTCGATGTCGGCCGGCATGGCGTTTGAAGCGATGAACAACGCAGGCCATCTGGGCAAGCGGCTGATCGTCATCCTGAACGACAATGAAATGTCGATCGCTCCGCCCGTTGGCGCGCTGTCGTCTTATCTCTCACGCCTCTACGCAGGCGAACCCTTCCAGGAGCTGAAGGCCGCCGCCAAGGGGGCCGTCTCGCTGCTGCCCGAACCCTTCCGCGAGGGCGCCAAACGCGCCAAGGACATGCTGAAAGGCATGGCCGTCGGCGGCACTCTGTTCGAAGCCTTGGGGTTTTCCTACCTCGGCCCCATCGACGGGCATGACATGGATCAGCTGCTGCCAGTGCTGCGCACGGTCAAGGCCCGGGCCACCGGTCCGATCCTGATCCATGTGCTGACCAAAAAGGGCAAGGGCTACGCCCCGGCAGAAGCTGCCCGCGACAAGGGCCACGCCACCGCCAAATTCGACATGGTGACGGGGGAGCAGAAGACGGCGCCCTCCAACGCGCCCTCCTATACCTCGGTGTTCGGCAACGAGCTGGTGAAGCTCGCAGCCGCGGACGACAAGATCTGCGCCGTGACCGCGGCGATGCCCGACGGCACCGGGTTGAACCTGATGGCCGAACGCTACCCCTCGCGCACCTTTGACGTCGGCATTGCCGAACAGCACGGCGTGACCTTTGCCGCTGCATTAGCGGCCGGCGGCATGAAGCCGTTTTGCGCGATGTATTCCACTTTTCTGCAGCGCGGCTATGACCAGGTGGTGCATGACGTGGCGATCCAGCGTCTGCCGGTTCGCTTTGCCATCGACCGCGCCGGTCTGGTGGGCGCCGATGGTGCCACCCACGCAGGCAGCTTCGACATTGGCTATATGGCAAACCTGCCTGGCATGGTGGTGATGGCTGCCGCCGACGAGGCCGAGCTGGCCCATATGGTCGCCACCGCCGCTGCCCATGACGACGGCCCCATCGCCTTCCGCTATCCCCGCGGCGAGGGCGAAGGCGTCGAGATGCCCGAAACCCCGGAAGTGCTGGAGATCGGCAAGGGCCGGATGATCCAAGCGGGCAAACGCGTGGCGCTCTTGTCCTTCGGCACCCGCCTGGGCGAGGTGCGAAAGGCCGCCGAAGCATTGGCGGCCAAGGGCATCACCCCAACCATCGCCGACGCCCGCTTTGCCAAACCGCTGGACCGCGATCTGATCCTCCAGCTGGCTGCGGATCACGAGGCACTGATCACCATCGAGGAAGGCGCAGTGGGCGGTTTCGGCTCCCATGTCGCACAGCTGCTAGCCGAGGAAGCCGTGTTCGACAGCGGCCTCAAGTACCGCTCCATGGTGCTGCCCGATACCTTTATCGACCAGGCCAGCCCTGCGGATATGTACGAGGTCGCGGCCATGAACGCGCCGCAGATCGAAGCCAAGGTGCTGGAGGTGCTGGGCGTGGCAACAATTGGCGAGAAGCGGGCATAA